The Brassica oleracea var. oleracea cultivar TO1000 chromosome C6, BOL, whole genome shotgun sequence genomic interval TTAATAAATATGGGTCTTATCACCCCGAAAGATTGATTTATATACTCCCATTACAACCCATTGCAAGAGGAGATAATGTCCACATGATAACAAAAAATTCTGGAGATAAAACTCCAGTCATCACTAACCATAAACCTTGAACCTTATGACATACAAAAACCAAGCCACTGAGACTAGCCAAAGTCTAATAACTGAATAGGCTTTATAAAATAAGAAGAACAAAAACAACTAATCTACAACTCAGAGCAAATGCATCCTCTCAACATAAGATGATTCAAGCAACCATTTCTTGAGAGGCTCTCCGCACCCAACAAAACAGCCTGAGTTCCCATTCTCAGTGAAAAACGGGAAGTTGAACATGTTGAGCAGTTCCTCAACTGCTTGTCTCACCATTGAAGTCCCTGTTACCCTGCTTCTTCTTCCCCAACCAGTTACTATATCAATCCTTGAAGGACATTCTCCTGAAACCAACATCTGCTTACGGAACCACGCAAGTGTCCTAGACAGTGCAGTCACTGCAGTTCCTTCCGACATTACATGGAGATTTATAAGCCAATAGCTACAGCTTTTCTCCCTCAACGCGTCTGGATACACGTTCTTGAACGCAGCCACTTCCCAGACCGAGCCTGCCTCTTCTTTTAGACCTGACTTGTGCAGAAAATCCACTACTGCATCCATGAGCCCTCTCTTACTTTCTCTGTCCTCGCTGTGCATGTAATCAAGGAAGTTGCTGACATGTTCACGAACGTTTTGGCCATCTGTACCTGCAGGTGGCATCTTGAGGAGAAACATGTGTGCCGGATGGCCTGAGACCGCCATTAGCTGGCCGCAGAATCCCAAGTCAAACTTTGACCTAGCATCTGTGCAACAGCTCAAGAGCAAGGTGTATGTCTGCAGAGAAGACTGTAGACCAAGCGCAAGCATGCTCTGCAATAAATTATAGGCTTCAGACAGCCTGTGGACCCTAAGGAAAGTACTGAGAAGGGAATTGCATGTAGGAACATTAGGTCTCAGACCAGCGTGAAGCATTGCTTGATACCACTGCCAAGCCTTGTCCACATTGCCAGCTTTTCCCCACAAGTCCACCAAAAGACCGTAAACCGGCTCATCAGGAACCCAGTTCTTACGCTGCATCTCGGTGAATACAGCCTCTGCTTCCTCTAGATACCCACAGTGCCCAAGCACCTCCATGACAATACTGTAAGTCACTTTATCAGGCTGAAACCCGGCACCTTTCATGTCTCGGTAGAGCTTCAACGCACTCTGATAGTTCCTCGCCTTGGCGTGCAAAGCTATCATGATGTTGAACGTCACCAAGTTAGGAGTACAGCCTTGACCAACCATCTCACAGAAGAGCCTATGTGCAGCAGGTAAATGCCCAGCCTTCCCAAGACAGTTTATTATCACACTGTAAGTGAAAGTATCAGGAGAGAGCCCCGCCGCTTGCATTCTCTGATACATGTCCATGGCAATGTCGAGAAAACCAGCTTTAGCATGGATGTCAATAAGAGTACAGTAAGTTACACGGTCAGGCTCACATCCAGCCTCTTGCATTTGGTTGAAAACATTCATAGCTTCTCTGAGGTAATTCGCACGGCCGTAGCTGTGGATAAGACGGTTATATGTAACGGTATTTGGCTGACATCCATCTCTAACCATCTCATTGAGAAGCTTGTTTATCTCACCGAACTGCTTTGCACGACCAAGGTTGCCTACCATTGTGGTGTAAGTATGGCCATCATGCTTAAACCCGGGTTGTCTTTTGAGCCAATAGAAGAAACCAAGCGCATTAGTATAATTATCCATCTGCTTGAGAACTTGGTTTGCTTGGTATGCATCCACCCTCAAGCCAACATTGTGAAGGGCCTCTTCAGCAGCAGGTCCCCATTTGAATCTCCGCAATATGTTAGAAACATTCTCTACAACGTATCCAGAGTTGCAATGCTGCTGCTGCCTAGGTGTTGTCACTCTCATCATTTCCCTTGAGGGTTTACTGAAACCTTCAGCTGGAAATTTCATGATCCTGTCATCAGAAGAATGCACGTTGTTAAAGTCACAACCACCAGAATCAACGTTGGCTCTTTGCGGCATGCTTTTCCTCTTTCCAGAGACATTAGTTGTTGTCTGTAAATCCTGAGCTTCATAAGGCTTCCCTGCCACATCATTTGAAGCTTGCCTTAAGCCAGATCTTTCAGCTTCCTTAGGGTAGTCTTTAGAGAGATCCTCTCTTCTGATGACTTTCACATTTGAAGACTTCACACTTGTAATAGGCCGAGAAGAGTCAGCAGCCATACAGCTTTTAGACAAACCAACGGCTTCAGCTCCATCTGATAAAGGGATCTTATAGTTTGCTATATCCGACAGGAAGTTCACAGTTCCAATACCAATAGGTGCCACCGCGTCTTCTTCAATGACAACGGAAACATGATTTACAGAATCTGGTTTCACAGGCAAAACAGGAGAAGAAGCATGCTGGGGAAGAAGAGATGGTCGGTGGAAATGTTCAGCCTTTGCCTCTACTGGTAATAGATTCCCCGCTAGTCCAGCTGCTAAAGTCGAAGCTCTTTTCCCAGTCAGTACAGCTTCATTTCTGTTTTGCTGGCGTCTCAAGACGGAGCTTTCATCGTCGGCGGATGTACAAGAGTTCCCATCAGCTGCACCAGATCTTGTTCCACCAAGGAAAAAGGATCTCGCTGTACTGGAAAGATTACTAATCTGCTTGGCACGAATCATTGTCTGCAGAAAATGAAAAAAAAAGAAGAAGATGAATCACAAGCTCGATCAGAGAGGCTCAAAAGATTCAAACATAGCCCCAAACAAAGAGAGTAATCCTTTGAGTTATATTGTTGGCAACCTATTATTACACACTACCTGATATATCTCTCACCATATGTAAACGGAGCCACCAACGTAGAAATTAAGGTATAAGTTAAAACAAAATACACGTAGCTCTCTCCTCCCACACATAAAGCTGTATACATCTCTACCTCTCTGACCGTTAACAGTTCACATGAAACCAAGAAACTCTGTACATCATTTATCCCAAGTCACCCTTTGTCTTGTATCATTCAACGGAAGCAAAACAAAAAAAAAAAAAAAACTGAGTCCTTCCATTTTTCTTTAAGCTTCTCCATAAAGTATCATCCTTTAACACACCAAACCAAGAATATACAACAACAATACTTTTTGAGCCTCCGCATTTTCGCAAGTTGCTCAAAATCACTGTGCAAATTCACCACAGTGAAAAATGAGGCACTGTTAGAATATCCACCATCTGATTCCACATTCAAATCCTTAAAATAGTTGATTCAACTCCCCAAAATAAAATTGCACAACTTCCTAAAACTAGAGTCAAAACGTTTTGAATACGTTTTAATCTAAGGGAACGCTACAACACAGAGAAAACCCATGAATCTGAACCGTGTCTATTGCTAAGAAAGAAGCGAGATTTCCATCGGAAAATGAAAGAGAGAGGGAAGCGAGATCAACAACGAGACTAGCAAAAGTCTCTCACCTTCGAAAATGGTGTGGAGTTTGACTTCCTTCGCCTTGCTTCGTGTTCCCCAGATGAACCAAAAGGAGAAAAGAAATCGAGTTTACCTTTCTCCCTCTGTAGCCGTCAAATGTGAAAGCTTCAAGCTTTTTGTGTTTTGCTTTGCTCTCCAAGCAAAATTGAGCAAAGGCTGACCTTGCAAAGGTCTCGACTTTATTATGCCTTTTATTATTATTGTCTTTTTTTAATTATAATGTTTTCTTTAACCTACCTGGATTTTTCAGTTGCACCCCTATGTTTTTATATCATTCTATAACACTACGATAAATGTTTTTATTGAAAACAAAACAGGCCATTCGCATTTTAATCTGATCGATACCATACCAATATCCGTGTTATTTAAAGCTTATTAATCGTTAAAAAGAGATATTCATTACTAAAATATTAATTTATTATCAATCGACTTCCCCTGTTAGGTGTTAACTCTTTAACTCTTAAGTAACCAATGTTGGGCCAAAATGGTAGTTTACAAGTTTGTGGGGTTGATTTGTGAGAATAAAAAAAGATTATATGGGGGATTTAGCTATAAAAACGGTCTTTTACTCTTTGTTTCCCTTTGTGCAACGTTTCATCGTTGCCCTCCCCAAATATCGTTTGTATACGTGGCGTTACCTTCATTTTTTTGAATGCGACAGCTTTGTTAGGTTAGTAAACAGTTGCGAGATTTAGTGGATATGATTCGTTGCAAAAACTAAATATCCGCCGCTTCCTTGATTTAGATTTGTAGAACGTTCTTGATCACTAAATATGTTAAAAAAATCCTATAGAATATATGGAAATGATGAGACAAATATATTGTGGAATTAGAGATTTTAGTCCGTTGATTTATGGTAATATAATATAAACTCTACAAATAATATAGATTTGTGTTCTTCTTATTTTTTTAGATTTGTAATAAGGTAAGCCCATGATTATGAGATCATTTGCCTTTAGGCTTTGTATGTTCTATTCCAAGCATTTCGTTTATGCTGAGAAAATATAATTGGTTTTTGTATCTGTTAGTTACTCCAACCAGCCCATTTTGTATTTTCTTGCTA includes:
- the LOC106300443 gene encoding pentatricopeptide repeat-containing protein At1g74750-like, which encodes MIRAKQISNLSSTARSFFLGGTRSGAADGNSCTSADDESSVLRRQQNRNEAVLTGKRASTLAAGLAGNLLPVEAKAEHFHRPSLLPQHASSPVLPVKPDSVNHVSVVIEEDAVAPIGIGTVNFLSDIANYKIPLSDGAEAVGLSKSCMAADSSRPITSVKSSNVKVIRREDLSKDYPKEAERSGLRQASNDVAGKPYEAQDLQTTTNVSGKRKSMPQRANVDSGGCDFNNVHSSDDRIMKFPAEGFSKPSREMMRVTTPRQQQHCNSGYVVENVSNILRRFKWGPAAEEALHNVGLRVDAYQANQVLKQMDNYTNALGFFYWLKRQPGFKHDGHTYTTMVGNLGRAKQFGEINKLLNEMVRDGCQPNTVTYNRLIHSYGRANYLREAMNVFNQMQEAGCEPDRVTYCTLIDIHAKAGFLDIAMDMYQRMQAAGLSPDTFTYSVIINCLGKAGHLPAAHRLFCEMVGQGCTPNLVTFNIMIALHAKARNYQSALKLYRDMKGAGFQPDKVTYSIVMEVLGHCGYLEEAEAVFTEMQRKNWVPDEPVYGLLVDLWGKAGNVDKAWQWYQAMLHAGLRPNVPTCNSLLSTFLRVHRLSEAYNLLQSMLALGLQSSLQTYTLLLSCCTDARSKFDLGFCGQLMAVSGHPAHMFLLKMPPAGTDGQNVREHVSNFLDYMHSEDRESKRGLMDAVVDFLHKSGLKEEAGSVWEVAAFKNVYPDALREKSCSYWLINLHVMSEGTAVTALSRTLAWFRKQMLVSGECPSRIDIVTGWGRRSRVTGTSMVRQAVEELLNMFNFPFFTENGNSGCFVGCGEPLKKWLLESSYVERMHLL